The proteins below come from a single Miscanthus floridulus cultivar M001 chromosome 1, ASM1932011v1, whole genome shotgun sequence genomic window:
- the LOC136470477 gene encoding uncharacterized protein: MNPKVAIDYNIDKWSEEELRLYKKRLTYLLRCIKFLLHQGLAFRGHDESEESSNRGNFIELLKFLAGNSEEVNKYVLNNAPANESTDISHKEQLALCLHYVDKLGRPCEHFIGVVHVDDTTSLSLKKAIGVLLVSNGLSMQQIRGQVLVAVAKGNIDCKTFFDQVSILLNIVGVSCKRHDMLRNARLENVKKALECAFSPSNSFASFDARKVRRLAEFYPKDFSNNDLLKLELQLDNYIDDMLQDASFQGLDNIVDLSVKLVETKRHKVYDMVYLLLKLILLLPVATASVERVFSALVIVKTKSRNKIGDTVLDDCLVTFIERDIFFQVNEDDIMETFMSLRKRRINK; encoded by the exons ATGAATCCCAAGGTAGCAATTGATTATAACATTGACAAGTGGAGTGAGGAGGAGCTTCGTCTTTACAAGAAAAGATTGACATATTTACTTAGatgtatcaagtttcttttgcatcaaggattggcattccgtggacatgatgaaagtgaagagtcTAGCAATAGAGGCAACTTCATTGAACTTTTAAAGTTTCTTGCAGGAAATAGTGAAGAAGTGAACAAGTATGTCTTGAACAATGCACCAG CTAATGAGTCTACtgatatatcacataaagaacaactagctctttgcttgcattatgttgataaacttggaaggccatgtgagcactttattggagttgttcatgTAGACGATACTACCTCTTTGTCACTTAAGAAAGCAATTGGAGTTTTACTTGTTAGTAATGGATTGAGTATGCAGCAGATTAGAGGTCAAG tTCTTGTTGCTGTTGCCAAAGGAAATATTGACTGCAAGACTTTTTTTGATCAAGTATCTATCTTGTTGAACATTGTTGGGGTTTCTTGCAAGCGTCATGATATGCTTCGAAATGCTAGGCTTGAGAATGTCAAGAAAGCACTAGAGTGTG CCTTCAGTCCTTCCAACTCCTTTGCTTCTTTTGATGCACGGAAGGTACGTAGATTGGCTGAATTTTATCCTAAGGACTTCTCCAACAATGATTTGTTAAAACTTGAATTGCAACttgataattatattgatgacatgcTACAAGATGCTAGCTTCCAAGGTCTAGATAAcattgttgatctctcagttaagcttgttgaaacaaagaggcACAAAGTGTATGATATGGTGTACTTGCTTCTCAAATTGATATTGCTTTTACCAGTGGCAACTGCgagtgttgaaagggtattttctgcatTGGTTATAGTGAAAACAAAGTCAAGGAATAAGATAGGTGATACTGTTTtggatgattgtctagtcacatttattgagcgggatattttcttCCAAGTTaatgaagatgatataatggagACATTCATGTCATTGAGAAAGCGGCGGATAAACAAGTAA